A genomic region of Arachis stenosperma cultivar V10309 chromosome 9, arast.V10309.gnm1.PFL2, whole genome shotgun sequence contains the following coding sequences:
- the LOC130949642 gene encoding uncharacterized protein LOC130949642, producing MKDKEKNIEKGEEEPLKVKVPKRKNSLEEPMPIPFSTLAKKAKKQEELDPNMVEIFKNVEATIPLFQAIQQVPKYVKFLKDVCTHKDEIVKLNKRPVYYSISSLIPEKCNDPGPYLVTCLIGGIKFMDCMCDLGVCISIMPLPIYERLNLSPLKWYGARFVLADKSIVLVVRITENVLVDIQGLLFLVDFHILETPPIDSNKPSSILLGRPYLKTARFKLDAHSGVYSFESDGKLVKFTLDESKKPVLEA from the coding sequence ATGAAGGATAAGGAGAAAAATATCGAAAAAGGTGAGGAAGAACCACTCAAGGTCAAGGTGCCAAAAAGGAAAAATTCGCTTGAAGAGCCTATGCCCATTCCATTTTCAACTTTGGCTAAGAAGGCCAAGAAGCAAGAAGAACTTGACCCTAACATGGTAGAAATCTTTAAGAATGTTGAAGCAACCATTCCTCTCTTTCAAGCAATTCAACAAGTTCCTAAATATGTCAAGTTCCTCAAAGATGTTTGTACGCACAAAGACGAAATTGTCAAGCTCAACAAAAGGCCGGTATATTATTCTATCTCTTCTCTAATTCCTGAAAAATGCAATGATCCCGGTCCGTATTTAGTTACTTGCTTGATTGGTGGGATAAAGTTCATGGATTGTATGTGCGATTTGGGGGTGTGCATAAGCATTATGCCACTCCCCATTTATGAGAGATTGAACTTGTCACCCCTAAAGTGGTACGGGGCGAGATTTGTGTTGGCTGATAAGAGCATTGTATTAGTTGTGAGGATTACAGAAAATGTCCTAGTTGACATCCAAGGATTACTCTTCCTGGTGGATTTTCACATTTTGGAAACCCCTCCAATTGACTCAAACAAGCCATCATCCATACTCCTTGGAAGGCCATATTTGAAGACGGCCCGTTTTAAGCTAGATGCACATTCGGGAGTCTATTCTTTTGAGTCCGATGGCAAGTTAGTGAAGTTCACTTTAGACGAGTCCAAGAAGCCCGTTCTCGAAGCATAG